The Shewanella mangrovisoli genome has a window encoding:
- the dsbB gene encoding disulfide bond formation protein DsbB: MTAFTRFAHSRASWFILTGSAIALEAAALYFQYVMKLDPCVMCIYQRLAVFGILASGLIGMTAPKFLIVRILGAIGWAVSATWGLKLALALVDMQNNPSPFSTCSFLPEFPAWMPLHEWFPSVMLPTGMCTDVPWQFMGVTMAEWMVVAFSGYLVALLLFIVPILSGSNKPSLYK; encoded by the coding sequence TTGACAGCATTCACTCGCTTTGCCCATTCCCGCGCATCTTGGTTCATTCTCACAGGCTCTGCGATTGCCCTCGAAGCGGCCGCCTTGTATTTCCAATATGTGATGAAGTTAGACCCCTGCGTGATGTGTATCTACCAGCGGCTCGCCGTATTCGGCATTTTGGCATCAGGACTGATTGGTATGACGGCGCCCAAGTTCCTTATCGTTCGCATTCTAGGCGCCATTGGTTGGGCCGTCAGTGCAACCTGGGGACTAAAACTAGCATTAGCCTTAGTCGATATGCAGAATAACCCTTCGCCCTTCTCGACTTGCTCATTTTTACCCGAATTTCCAGCTTGGATGCCGCTCCACGAATGGTTCCCATCCGTGATGTTACCAACGGGCATGTGTACCGATGTGCCATGGCAGTTTATGGGCGTCACCATGGCCGAATGGATGGTGGTAGCCTTTAGTGGTTATCTGGTCGCACTGTTACTGTTTATTGTGCCCATCCTGAGCGGTTCGAATAAACCTTCACTCTACAAATAA
- a CDS encoding PAS domain-containing protein, translating into MDKRPLIEPQAPLTHWQKSLPFKLSLIQLLIASILIFSTAWVILNIQTQQISEQQTLLNQNHGQIIIAKLQEMTSQVENQVNAISQIAMLYRYEPEQLSKSIPVLLSIENQKAIISGGGIWPEPGAFDRQKFRDSLFWSHNIHGELVAINSYNDDSFPSYHTEEWYRPTRYFPVGKIFWSKSYVDPTTHEPMVTASGAMWMDHQFIGAATTDISLEKLSQLLRNTMLDVSGYVIALDHQNQILASPNSDILPQSSQNPPHTLQTFDELAKTEAAFSPIASALHFADRSFIEQAVAERVFTQEQMDNLTRLSGDSEREMLSAIVNDNAKSQFSSPRRIASVSLTMDPILKGPSLVSVFLMPHTYWKILVVTPIAPLQDTAKKLIEKVGLSLVLIQMLGLILLFLLQHRLIIAPIMEMVQALKSNDSASIELKAKERHDEVGLLAKSFLSRTQQLEVAMASLDASNLALEQQLLTQQHFQQELSQRKEQLRSLLDFSSTIIYIKDLNGRYTLVNNKYCEVLGIERRKIIGATDFDLFPNSLAQQYQQNDQRVTHSHEALHFEEVIPSLRGELIYQMSKFDIRDDEDNSLGVGAIGFNVDLRKRQEKEQEKLLQSQLSLLKEQQHKTQLSQQENSQLREQLVAIQNEINQQIQLNLSKQQSQKLMQNFLADVMSQMMLEQDKLLAQICQVRSKEDDSHQPQVVQLMSQQAARLRHISQLFTDQHSEIRPLHLAQFINQLLSLLQPQLLKTQVKVKLECDEQLVVDGNAWQYLQFFYRLINNTLHHAFKEHNQDRTLVLTLEKKDGELYMQLKDNGVGIPIAHLEQLRLEMQQNQCIGTLTCINLWIKEELHGELKVESELNRGTLIECHWPLSAI; encoded by the coding sequence ATGGATAAACGGCCTCTCATTGAGCCTCAAGCACCGTTAACCCACTGGCAAAAAAGTCTGCCGTTTAAACTCAGTCTGATCCAACTGCTGATCGCCAGCATACTGATCTTCAGCACGGCGTGGGTCATTCTCAACATTCAGACCCAACAGATCAGTGAGCAACAAACTCTGCTCAATCAAAACCATGGCCAAATCATCATTGCCAAATTGCAGGAAATGACCTCCCAAGTGGAGAATCAGGTCAATGCCATCAGTCAAATCGCCATGCTATACCGTTATGAGCCCGAGCAGCTCAGTAAGAGCATTCCGGTATTACTCTCGATTGAAAATCAAAAGGCGATTATTTCAGGTGGCGGGATTTGGCCCGAACCAGGGGCATTTGACCGGCAAAAGTTTCGCGATAGCTTATTCTGGTCACACAATATTCACGGCGAATTAGTCGCCATCAACAGCTATAACGATGACAGTTTTCCAAGCTACCACACCGAAGAATGGTATCGGCCAACCCGCTATTTTCCCGTGGGAAAAATATTTTGGTCTAAATCCTATGTCGACCCGACTACCCATGAGCCTATGGTGACCGCATCGGGCGCAATGTGGATGGATCATCAGTTTATTGGGGCGGCCACCACGGATATCAGCCTTGAAAAACTTAGTCAGCTCCTACGCAATACCATGCTCGATGTGAGCGGCTATGTGATAGCCCTCGACCATCAAAACCAAATCTTGGCCTCGCCGAATAGCGATATTTTACCGCAATCTTCGCAAAATCCACCCCATACGTTACAAACCTTCGACGAGTTAGCAAAAACAGAGGCGGCCTTTAGCCCAATCGCCTCGGCACTGCACTTCGCCGACCGCAGTTTTATCGAACAAGCCGTGGCTGAGCGCGTATTTACCCAAGAGCAAATGGATAACCTCACCCGCCTAAGCGGGGACAGTGAGCGGGAGATGCTCTCCGCCATCGTCAATGACAATGCTAAGAGCCAGTTCTCGAGCCCAAGGCGGATAGCCTCGGTTTCATTGACTATGGATCCCATCCTCAAGGGGCCTTCGCTAGTGTCGGTGTTTTTAATGCCCCACACCTACTGGAAAATTCTCGTCGTCACCCCCATCGCCCCCTTACAGGACACGGCCAAAAAACTTATCGAAAAAGTCGGGCTTTCCCTAGTGTTAATTCAGATGCTCGGCCTTATCCTACTGTTTTTACTGCAACATCGACTGATTATCGCCCCCATTATGGAGATGGTGCAGGCACTCAAAAGCAACGATTCGGCCTCTATCGAATTAAAAGCCAAGGAGCGGCATGATGAAGTCGGCCTGCTCGCAAAAAGCTTTTTATCCCGCACCCAACAGCTTGAAGTCGCCATGGCCAGTTTAGACGCCAGTAATCTCGCGCTCGAGCAGCAATTGCTAACCCAACAACATTTTCAGCAGGAGTTGAGTCAGCGCAAGGAGCAATTAAGATCCTTGCTCGACTTTTCCTCCACCATCATTTATATCAAAGACTTAAATGGTAGATACACCTTAGTGAACAACAAATACTGCGAAGTATTAGGGATTGAGCGGCGCAAGATCATCGGGGCTACGGACTTTGATCTGTTCCCAAACTCACTCGCACAGCAGTATCAACAGAACGACCAAAGGGTCACCCATAGCCACGAGGCCCTGCATTTTGAAGAAGTCATTCCCTCTCTTCGAGGCGAACTTATCTATCAAATGAGTAAATTCGACATTCGCGACGATGAGGATAATTCCTTGGGTGTCGGCGCGATTGGTTTTAATGTGGACTTGAGAAAACGCCAAGAAAAAGAACAAGAAAAGCTGCTGCAATCGCAATTAAGTCTGCTTAAAGAGCAGCAGCACAAGACCCAACTCTCGCAGCAAGAAAACAGCCAGCTCAGGGAACAACTCGTCGCGATTCAAAATGAGATCAATCAGCAAATCCAACTCAACTTGAGCAAACAGCAAAGTCAGAAACTGATGCAGAACTTCCTAGCCGACGTTATGAGCCAAATGATGCTCGAGCAGGACAAACTCCTCGCTCAGATCTGCCAAGTGCGCAGTAAAGAGGATGACAGCCATCAACCCCAAGTGGTGCAACTGATGAGCCAGCAGGCGGCGAGACTCAGGCACATATCGCAGCTGTTTACCGATCAGCATAGTGAGATACGCCCGCTGCATTTAGCCCAGTTTATCAATCAATTACTGAGCTTATTGCAGCCACAACTGTTGAAAACTCAGGTTAAGGTCAAGCTAGAGTGCGACGAGCAATTGGTGGTCGATGGCAATGCTTGGCAATATTTGCAGTTTTTCTATCGACTAATCAACAACACCTTGCACCATGCCTTTAAAGAGCATAATCAAGACAGAACCTTAGTGTTAACACTCGAGAAAAAAGACGGTGAGTTGTACATGCAGCTTAAGGACAATGGTGTTGGGATACCAATCGCACATCTTGAACAACTGAGACTGGAAATGCAACAAAACCAATGTATTGGCACACTGACTTGCATTAATCTTTGGATAAAAGAAGAATTACATGGCGAGCTGAAGGTAGAGAGTGAGCTCAATCGTGGCACTCTGATTGAGTGCCACTGGCCATTATCTGCGATATAG
- a CDS encoding SpoVR family protein: MGRKESKTRTALSDGPDWSFELLQSYLKEIERVAAIYKLSAYPNQIEIITAEQMMDAYAGIGMPIGYTHWSFGKRFIETEQGYKRGQMGLAYEIVINSNPCIAYLMEENTITMQALVMAHACFGHNSFFKNNYLFKTWTDASSIIDYLVFAKNYISDCEQKYGVEQVESIIDSCHALMNYGVDRYKRPSEISFREEQARQKDREAYLQSQVNDLWRTIPTHQQQQPSTTKRRFPAEPQENILYFIEKNAPLLESWQREIIRIVRKMAQYFYPQKQTQVMNEGWATFWHYTILNHLYDDGVVTDRFMMEFLQSHTGVVAQPEYNSRYYSGINPYALGFAMFTDIRRMCESPTEEDKAWFPDIAGSNWLDTLHFAMQNFKDESFISQYLSPRVIRQFKLFGIHDDEKRNYLSVSAIHDEQGYQDIRNLLSQQYNLSNIEPNIQVHNVEINGDRSLTLRYVPSNDIPLASTYKEVLKHLHRLWGFTVSLEQLNADTSVTLLASCPEQPKAD; the protein is encoded by the coding sequence ATGGGGAGAAAAGAATCAAAAACGCGTACAGCCTTGAGTGACGGTCCCGACTGGAGCTTTGAGCTGTTACAAAGTTATCTAAAAGAGATTGAGCGTGTGGCGGCCATTTATAAGCTAAGCGCCTATCCCAATCAAATCGAAATCATCACCGCCGAGCAGATGATGGATGCCTATGCCGGCATTGGCATGCCCATTGGCTATACCCATTGGTCCTTCGGCAAACGTTTTATCGAAACCGAACAAGGCTACAAACGTGGGCAAATGGGGCTCGCCTACGAAATCGTGATTAACTCCAACCCTTGTATCGCGTATTTAATGGAAGAAAACACCATCACCATGCAGGCATTAGTGATGGCGCATGCCTGTTTTGGCCATAATAGTTTCTTTAAAAATAACTACTTATTTAAGACCTGGACGGATGCAAGCTCGATTATCGACTACTTGGTGTTTGCCAAAAACTACATCAGTGATTGCGAGCAAAAATACGGTGTCGAGCAGGTTGAAAGCATCATCGACTCTTGCCACGCTCTAATGAATTACGGTGTCGACCGCTATAAACGCCCATCGGAAATCTCCTTTAGGGAAGAACAGGCAAGGCAAAAAGACCGTGAGGCTTACCTGCAAAGCCAAGTGAACGATTTGTGGCGCACCATTCCCACCCATCAACAGCAGCAACCTTCTACCACTAAGCGCCGTTTTCCCGCCGAGCCGCAGGAAAATATTCTGTATTTTATTGAAAAAAATGCACCGCTGTTGGAGTCATGGCAACGGGAGATTATCCGTATCGTGCGTAAGATGGCGCAATATTTTTATCCGCAAAAACAAACACAAGTGATGAATGAAGGCTGGGCAACCTTCTGGCATTACACCATTTTGAATCATCTATACGATGATGGCGTGGTCACCGACCGCTTTATGATGGAGTTTTTGCAGAGCCACACTGGCGTTGTCGCCCAGCCCGAATATAACAGCCGTTACTACAGTGGTATTAATCCCTATGCCCTTGGGTTTGCGATGTTTACCGATATTCGGCGTATGTGTGAGTCTCCCACAGAGGAAGACAAAGCCTGGTTTCCGGACATTGCGGGCAGTAATTGGCTCGATACCTTACATTTTGCGATGCAAAACTTTAAGGATGAGAGTTTTATCAGCCAGTACCTGTCGCCGAGAGTGATCCGTCAGTTCAAACTGTTTGGCATCCACGATGATGAGAAGCGTAATTATCTGTCCGTGTCGGCCATTCACGATGAGCAGGGTTATCAAGACATTCGCAATTTACTCTCGCAGCAGTACAATTTGTCGAATATTGAGCCTAATATTCAAGTACATAACGTTGAGATAAACGGCGACCGCTCCTTAACTTTAAGGTATGTCCCCAGTAATGACATTCCGCTCGCCAGCACCTATAAGGAAGTGTTAAAACATCTGCATCGCCTCTGGGGCTTTACCGTCAGCTTGGAGCAGTTAAATGCCGATACCAGCGTGACCTTGTTAGCCTCCTGTCCAGAGCAACCTAAGGCCGACTAA
- a CDS encoding YeaH/YhbH family protein — protein sequence MANFIDRRLNAKGKSTVNRQRFINRYKQQIKKAVSDAVTRRSVTDVDKGEKISIPTRDISEPMFHQGKGGVRDRVHPGNDQFTRGDKIDRPQGGAGGGAGKGDASDSGEGNDDFVFEISKDEYLELLFEDLELPNLQKNRLNKLVEYQIYRAGFTNDGVPANINIVRSLRSSLARRIAMSASKKKLLKELEQELAELENIPGTKAELILDLKAQIEALKQKIAKVPFIDTFDLRFNNFARREVPSSQAVMFCLMDVSGSMDQATKDMAKRFYILLYLFLTRTYKNLEVVYIRHHTQAKEVDEHEFFYSQETGGTIVSSALKLMHEIQQARYPADEWNIYAAQASDGDNWADDSPTCRQLLEQKILPLVRYFSYIEITNRAHQTLWREYESLQQHYDNIAVQHIRQAEDIYPVFRELFKKQAV from the coding sequence ATGGCGAACTTTATCGATAGACGGTTGAATGCGAAAGGAAAAAGCACAGTCAACCGCCAACGCTTTATCAACCGATATAAGCAACAAATCAAAAAAGCCGTCAGCGATGCCGTCACGCGTCGCAGTGTAACGGATGTAGATAAAGGCGAAAAAATCAGTATTCCCACACGGGATATCAGTGAACCTATGTTCCATCAAGGCAAAGGAGGCGTAAGAGACAGAGTCCACCCAGGTAATGATCAATTCACCCGCGGCGATAAAATCGATAGACCCCAAGGCGGCGCTGGCGGCGGAGCGGGTAAAGGCGATGCCTCGGATTCGGGCGAAGGAAATGACGACTTTGTGTTTGAAATCTCAAAGGATGAATACCTAGAGCTGCTCTTTGAGGATTTAGAACTACCGAATCTGCAGAAGAATCGCTTAAACAAGCTCGTCGAGTATCAAATCTACCGTGCGGGTTTCACCAATGATGGTGTACCAGCCAATATCAATATTGTGCGCTCACTGCGTTCCTCCTTGGCGCGCCGCATTGCCATGTCGGCAAGTAAAAAGAAATTGCTCAAAGAGTTAGAGCAAGAGCTGGCGGAGCTTGAAAATATTCCGGGTACTAAAGCCGAACTGATTTTGGATTTAAAAGCCCAGATTGAGGCGCTTAAGCAGAAGATTGCTAAAGTCCCCTTTATCGATACCTTTGACTTACGTTTCAATAACTTTGCAAGGCGTGAAGTGCCCTCAAGCCAAGCGGTCATGTTCTGCTTAATGGACGTGTCAGGCTCGATGGACCAAGCGACAAAGGATATGGCGAAACGTTTCTATATCTTGCTGTACTTGTTTCTCACCCGAACCTACAAAAACCTCGAGGTGGTCTATATCCGCCACCATACCCAAGCGAAGGAAGTGGACGAGCATGAGTTCTTCTATTCTCAGGAAACTGGCGGCACGATTGTCTCAAGCGCATTGAAATTAATGCACGAAATTCAGCAGGCTCGCTACCCTGCCGATGAGTGGAATATCTATGCCGCACAAGCCTCTGACGGTGATAACTGGGCCGATGACTCTCCCACCTGTCGACAATTATTGGAGCAAAAAATCCTGCCGCTAGTGCGCTATTTTAGCTATATCGAAATCACTAATCGTGCGCACCAAACCCTGTGGCGCGAATACGAATCCCTACAACAACACTACGACAACATAGCGGTGCAACATATTCGTCAAGCCGAAGATATCTACCCTGTATTTAGAGAATTATTTAAAAAACAGGCAGTTTAA
- the fadR gene encoding fatty acid metabolism transcriptional regulator FadR, whose protein sequence is MIINAKGPASFAEKYIVRSIWENKFPPGSILPAERELSELIGVTRTTLREVLQRLARDGWLKIQHGKPTRVNNFWETSGLNILETIADLNPEGFPVLVDQLLSARTNVSAIYFRGALRNSPDTAVEVLGQIHQLEDTAESFAEYDYLLHHTLAFSSGNPLYVLILNGFKGLYSRVGRYYFSSPEARQLALNFYKELEILAKAKNYIDVPALMRTYGINSGKMWLQLRDDMPTSIAQQDGNA, encoded by the coding sequence ATGATTATCAATGCCAAAGGACCTGCAAGTTTTGCAGAGAAGTATATTGTAAGATCGATTTGGGAAAATAAGTTTCCCCCAGGGTCCATTTTACCGGCTGAACGTGAGCTTTCTGAATTAATTGGCGTAACACGCACCACCTTGCGTGAAGTGCTGCAACGCTTAGCCCGTGATGGTTGGTTGAAAATTCAACATGGTAAACCAACACGGGTGAACAATTTTTGGGAAACCTCGGGCCTTAACATTCTTGAGACCATAGCGGATCTCAATCCTGAAGGCTTCCCTGTGCTGGTGGACCAATTGCTGTCGGCTCGCACCAATGTCAGTGCGATTTACTTCCGTGGCGCACTGCGCAACAGCCCAGATACCGCGGTGGAAGTCCTAGGGCAAATCCACCAATTAGAAGATACGGCCGAATCCTTCGCCGAGTATGATTACCTGTTGCACCACACCTTGGCCTTCTCTTCTGGTAATCCACTGTACGTGTTGATTTTAAACGGCTTTAAAGGTTTGTATAGCCGGGTGGGTCGTTACTATTTCAGTAGTCCTGAGGCGCGTCAGTTAGCGCTGAACTTCTATAAAGAACTCGAAATATTAGCCAAAGCTAAAAACTATATCGATGTGCCCGCATTAATGCGTACCTACGGTATCAACAGCGGCAAAATGTGGTTGCAATTGCGTGACGATATGCCAACTTCGATTGCCCAGCAGGACGGTAACGCTTAA
- the nhaB gene encoding sodium/proton antiporter NhaB, whose translation MPMTMSQAFIGNFLGNSPKWYKIAILSFLIINPILFFYVSPFVAGWVLVLEFIFTLAMALKCYPLQPGGLLAIEAVAIGMTSASQVLHEIEANLEVLLLLVFMVAGIYFMKQLLLFVFTKMITKVRSKILVSLLFCLASAFLSAFLDALTVIAVIITVAVGFYSIYHKVASGKDFSADHDHTSEGKNDDGENQLNEDELESFRGFLRNLLMHAGVGTALGGVCTMVGEPQNLIIAAQANWQFGEFAIRMSPVTVPVLFAGILTCFIVEKFRWFGYGAQLPDAVHKILCDYAAYEDARRTNKDKMKLVIQAFVGVWLIAGLALHLASVGLIGLSVIILTTAFNGITDEHALGKAFEEALPFTALLAVFFAVVAVIIDQQLFGPVIQWALNHEGNTQLVIFYIANGLLSMVSDNVFVGTVYINEVKAALINGQITRDQFDLLAVAINTGTNLPSVATPNGQAAFLFLLTSALAPLIRLSYGRMVWMALPYTIVLSIVGVMAIQSGFLEQMTQYFYDSHAILHHSVKEALAPAAAH comes from the coding sequence ATGCCGATGACAATGAGTCAGGCGTTTATTGGGAACTTCTTAGGGAATTCTCCTAAGTGGTACAAGATCGCAATACTGTCGTTTTTAATAATCAATCCAATACTCTTTTTCTATGTCAGCCCCTTTGTGGCTGGTTGGGTATTAGTGCTTGAATTTATTTTTACCTTGGCAATGGCGCTAAAATGCTACCCATTACAACCCGGTGGTTTATTAGCGATTGAAGCTGTCGCCATCGGTATGACCTCTGCCAGCCAAGTATTACACGAAATTGAAGCAAACCTTGAAGTACTATTACTGCTGGTGTTTATGGTAGCCGGCATTTACTTCATGAAGCAGCTGCTGCTGTTCGTGTTCACTAAGATGATCACTAAAGTACGTTCGAAAATCTTAGTGTCTTTGCTGTTCTGTTTGGCTTCCGCCTTCTTATCCGCCTTCTTAGATGCGTTAACCGTTATCGCAGTGATTATCACCGTGGCGGTTGGTTTTTACTCTATCTATCACAAAGTCGCCTCAGGTAAAGACTTCTCGGCAGATCATGACCATACCTCCGAAGGCAAAAATGACGATGGTGAAAACCAGCTCAATGAAGACGAGTTGGAATCTTTCCGTGGTTTCCTACGTAACCTGTTAATGCACGCCGGTGTCGGTACTGCATTGGGTGGCGTCTGTACTATGGTGGGTGAACCGCAAAACTTAATTATTGCGGCTCAAGCAAACTGGCAATTTGGCGAATTTGCGATCCGTATGTCACCTGTGACCGTACCTGTATTGTTCGCAGGTATCCTCACCTGCTTTATCGTCGAGAAATTCCGTTGGTTTGGTTATGGTGCCCAGCTGCCGGATGCAGTGCATAAAATCCTGTGTGATTACGCCGCCTATGAAGACGCGCGTCGTACCAATAAAGACAAGATGAAGCTGGTTATCCAAGCCTTTGTCGGTGTGTGGTTAATTGCGGGTCTCGCGCTGCACTTAGCGTCTGTGGGCTTGATTGGTCTGTCTGTGATCATCTTAACCACGGCCTTTAACGGTATTACCGATGAGCATGCGCTAGGTAAAGCCTTCGAAGAAGCCCTGCCCTTTACGGCCTTGTTAGCGGTGTTCTTTGCGGTTGTTGCCGTAATCATCGACCAACAACTGTTTGGCCCTGTCATCCAATGGGCACTAAACCATGAAGGTAATACCCAATTAGTGATCTTCTATATCGCTAACGGTTTACTCTCTATGGTCAGTGATAACGTGTTTGTGGGCACGGTTTACATTAACGAGGTCAAAGCCGCCCTGATTAACGGTCAAATTACCCGCGATCAATTCGACCTGTTAGCGGTTGCCATTAACACTGGTACTAACTTGCCTTCGGTGGCAACACCAAACGGTCAAGCCGCATTCCTGTTCTTATTGACTTCAGCCCTTGCACCGCTGATCCGTTTATCCTACGGCAGAATGGTGTGGATGGCATTACCCTACACTATCGTGCTATCGATTGTGGGAGTGATGGCAATCCAATCGGGCTTCTTAGAGCAGATGACCCAGTACTTCTATGACTCCCATGCAATATTGCACCACAGTGTTAAAGAAGCGTTAGCACCTGCTGCAGCTCACTAA